In the genome of Nonomuraea sp. NBC_00507, the window CGGCCTGTCGGCCGTGCGGCGGCAACGTGATCCGGGAGACCAGGACGATCCCCGCCACCACCAGGAGCAGCTGACCCGCGAACGGCCAGGTCAAGCCCAGGCCGAACAGTGCCGCGCCGATCGGCGGCCCGGCGAGCTGGTTGAGCGTGATGAACCCCGTGCCCAGGCGGGCGTTGGCGATGACGAGATCGTCCTTGCCGACCATCATGGGAGTCAGCGTGGCCGTCGCGTTGTCGGCGAACACCTCGGCGACGGACCGGAGCGTGAGCGCCAGCAGCGCCGTCGCCACGGTCACGGTGCCGGTCACCACGAGCGCGACGAGCGCCGCCAGCACCACGGCCCGCACCGCGTTCGCGACGAGCACGATCCTGCGCCGGTTGTACCGATCCGACAGCACGCCCGCATACAGGCCGAACAGCAGCGGCGGCGCCCAGCCCACCAGGGCCGACAGCGAAATCATCAGCGGGTCGCGAGTCAACGTCGCGATCAGCAGCGGGCCCGCCGCGGCCGCGACCCCATCACCGAGATTTGTCAGCCAGCTCGAGGCCAGCAACCACCGGAACCCTGTCCCCAGCCGGGCAGGCAGGACTCGCTCCACCATTGTGACCACGAGCGCAAAACCATACGGTTCGAGAACATCTACGGCAACGCGTTTTTGCATCAACGCGCTCTGTGGTCGCCTCGGTGCCGCCGTGGGGTGCGGCGCCCGATCACCCCGGACGCCGCCCCCTACGCCGCCGAAGCCGTCGACACCGAGCTCGCCGCTCTGCTCAGACCCCGACGTTGATGGCCGGATGTTCGCTGCGGGGGACGCTCAACACTGATTGCACGGATTTGGTCACCACGTCTGCGGCCTCCTCCGGGTCCAAGCGCCCCGCGCGCACCTCGGAAGCCGCTCCATGCAGGATGTAGTGGACGAGGTTGACCAGCCACGTTGTGGGCAGGTCGGTCCGGAACACACCTTGCTCCTGGCCGCGGCGGATGAGCTCGGTCATGCGCCGGACGGGCTCCTCGTGCAGATCACGGACCCGCCCCGCGGGAAGGACTTCCTCGGCCGCCGACAGCAGCGCCGCAGACTCGGCCACGACCTGCCAGCTCGACGCCAGCAGGCGGCTCATGGCCTCACGGGCGTTTCCGGACAGATCGACCGACGACAGGATCGCGTCGCCGACCCTCAGCGCCTCCATGAGTGCCGCATCGACGAGCTCGGCTCGGGTGGCGAAGTGCCCATACAGGGTCATCCGCCCCACGCCGGCAGCCTTCGCGATGTCGTCCGTCTTCGCGTTCGGGTCCGAACTCAGCAGCTTGCGAGCCGCGGCCACGATGCGGGCGATGCTGCGCTCGGCATCGGCGCGGCGCTTGGGGCGCACGGAGGGCTCAGCCATGTCACCACCCTAACGCGTATGCGCATATACGAGTTATAGTGACGGCAAAGCTCGTATATGGACATACGAGTTAGAGGAAGGAGACATCATGAACCGACCAGCGATTCACCCCGCGCGCTGGCGCATCCTCGGCCTTCTGGGGGTGGCGCAACTCATGCTGATCCTCGACGTCACCGTCGTCGCCATCGCGCTGCCCCACATCGAGACGGAACTCGGGCTCAGCCGCGAGGCGCTGACCTGGACGGTCAGCGCCTACACGCTCGCCTTCGGCGGGCTGATGCTGCTCGGCGGCCGGATCGCCGATCTGGTAGGTGCCAAGCAGGTCATGCTGACCGGGCTCCTGCTCTTCACCGCGGCATCGCTGACCACAGGCTTAGCGGAATCCGCGGCCATGCTGGTGGGCGGCCGCATCGCGCAAGGAGTCGGCGCCGCCCTGCTGTCCCCCGCGGCGCTGTCCCTGGTGGTGGCCCTGTTCGACGGGGAGGAGCGGAACCGGGCGCTGGGCGTCTGGTCCGCGCTCGGCGGAGGTGGAGCCGCCCTCGGGGTCCTGCTCGGCGGCCTGCTCACCGCGGGACCCGGGTGGTCATGGGTCTTCTACGTCAACGTGCCCATCGGGCTGGTGATCGCCGTGGTGCTCGCCGTACTGGTGCCGAAGCAGCAACCATGGTCCGCCCAGCGGCCGCGGCTCGACGTTCTCGGCGCGATCCTTGTAACGTCTGCGACCGCGTCACTGACCTACGCTCTCATCGCCGCCGGAGAGCGCGGGTGGCTCACCCGGCTCACGGGCTGGCTCGTCCTGGCCGCGGCCGTGGGGTACACGCTGTTCGTCGTGTGGCAGAGGCGGGCGCGCTCGCCTCTGATGGACGTCCGGCTGCTGGTACGGCGGCCCGTAGCGACGGGCGCGTTCCTCATCCTGATGGCGACGGCCCTGATGATCGCGGTGTTCTTCCTCGGCACCTTCTACTTCCAGCAGGCTCAGGGATACGACGCGTTGCAGACAGGCCTGCTGTTCCTGCCGGTGGCGGTGGCCACGATGCTGGGGGCCAACCTGACCGGCCGCCTGATCGGCCGGTGGGGTGGACGCGTCCTGGCCGTCGCGGGCCTTGCGGTTGCGGCGGTCGGCATGGCCGTACCGGCCCTGTCGATGCATCCCGTCAGCGTCGTGATCGGTGTGTCCGTCGCGGCCTCCGGCACCGGCGCGATGTTCGTCGTCGCCTCGGCGACCGCGCTCGGCCAGGTGGCAGCCCATGAGGCGGGAGTCGCGTCCGGCATCGTGAGCACCTTCCACGAGTTCGGCGCCTCTCTCGGCGCCGCGGTCGTCTCGAGCGTCGCCGCCGCGAGCCTGGTCGGGAACACGCTGAGCGGCTTCGCCAGCGGGTTCACCGTGGCCGCCATCGCAGCGGCAGCCGGCATCGTCATCGCTGCCCTGGTGACACCCGGCCGTCCGAGACCCACCGACCAGGTCGCTTCCTCACCTTCATGACCGGTGCCAAGCGGGCGCGTCCAGCCCGCCCGGCACCCCAGCCTTATGACCCTTACCTGGAAGGTCCACCATGATAGAAATCCGCCGTGCTACGCCCGATGACGCCGCCACCGTGCACGACCTCATCCGTGGACTGGCCGAGAGCCAGGACCAAGCCTGGGCCGTCACCGTGAGCGTCAGCGACCTGAAGCAGCTACTGACCCGTCCCGAGGTCACCTACCTCATCGCCGAGCAGGACGGGCAGGCCATCGGCTACGTCTCCTGGCTGCAACGCGTCAGCTTCTGGTCCGGTGAGGACTACCTCGCGCTGGACGATCTGTACGTGGCCGGCACGGAACGCGGTCGCGGCGTGGGAGAACAACTCATGCGTGCCGCCGCCGAAGCCGCCGAGGGCAAGCTGATCCGCTGGGAGGTCGCCGAGGCCAACGTAGCCGCGCAACGCTTCTACACGCGGATCGGCGCCGCCCTCGTCACCAAGAAGATCGGCCGCTGGCAACCCAAGTAGCCCGCCCGGCCCGCACGACAGCCGCGGGATGTCCGCCTGTACCGGCTGTGGATAGACGCGGTACGGCGATCCGGCCTCGTAAGGTTCGCCCCGCCAGAGCCGGCGAAAGGTCTCGACGGCGGCCACGGACAGATCTGGAACCGGGACAGCGGCCGAGTCACCCCCGGCGCTGCTCGGGTCGTGAGTTTGGCGGGTCCGGTCGGCCGTCAGCGCGAATGCGCGACGGCCGCAGGGCAGCGCCAAGCTGAATGCAACCTTTGGTTGCGCATGCTCGGCGATTGCCCTACAGTCATGCGCAACCAAAGGTTGCGCATGATGGGAGCACGCCATGGAGCACGCGAGCATCGAGCGGGAGTTGCGTATCGAGGCCACGCCCGAGGTGGTCTACAAGGTCATCAGCACGCCCGAGCATCTGCAGCAGTGGTGGCCGGACGAGGCCGAGCTCACGCCGGCACCCGGCGCCACCGGGTTCGTCGCCTTCGGCGACACGTCCACCCCGGACGCGAAGGTCGCGCCGCTCACAGTGGTGGAGGCCGACCCGCCCCGGCGGTTCGCCTTCCGCTGGGTCTACGACGAGGGCCAGACCGCGGCACCGGCCAACTCGCTCCTGGTGACCTTCGAACTCGCCCCGTCGGGCACCGGCACACTGCTGCGCTTCACCGAGACCGGGTTCACGGAGAGGTTCCCGGAGCCGGCTGAGCGCGAGCAGTGCCACCGCGATCACGTCACCGGCTGGGACCGGTTCCTGCCCCGCCTTGTCACGTACGCCGCCCGGCAGGTGTCGGTGGCGTGAGCGACACGGTCGACGACGATCTCTGGTCGGCGTTGGGGGACCCGACCCGGCGGCGGATGCTCGACCTGCTGTTGGACGCGGGCGGCGGGACGGCGACCTCGCTCAGCGAGCAACTGCCGGTCACCCGGCAGGCCGTCACCAAGCACCTGCGCGTACTGGAGCGGGTCGGGCTCGTCCACGCGGCCCCGTCCGGACGCAAGCGCCGCTACCAGGTGGACGAGCCCCGCCTCGCCCGCGCGGTCAAGCAGATGTCGTCGGTCGGGGCAGCCTGGGATGCCCGGCTGCAGCACATCAAGCAGATCGCCGAAGCGATCCAGCGCAGCCAGCAGGGCTGACCCCGCACGACCCGCACACGACCGAACGCCGCCTCATCCGTGGCGGCGCTGATCAACCGCACCCGGATGCGGGCGCACACCCGCAACCACTCAATCCATGGACACGAAGAGATAAGGATCCGATCACTCATGACGACACAATCACAGGGCAGCCAAGAGATGAGCACAGCAAGCACGGCGCGCACCGAGCGCGGCTACTCGACGTCGTACCAGGTCGAGCAGTCACCGGAGGAGGTTTTCGCCGCCATCCTGGACGTCCGCGCCTGGTGGACGGGCCAGATCGAGGGGCGTGCCGACGAGCTGGGTGCCGAGTTCACCTACCGGCACCCGCCCCAGCACTACAGCCTTCAGCGCGTGGTCGAGCTCGAGCCGGGCCGCCGCGTGGTCTGGCGGGTAACCGACAGCCACCTGTCCTTCATTTCGGAGCCGGGCGAGTGGACCGGAACCGAGATCGTGTTCGACATCGTCCCCGCGACCGGCGGCACTGAGCTGAGGTTCACACACATCGGCCTGATGCCGGACGTCGAGTGCTTCGGCGCGTGCTCCACGGCCTGGCTGCACTACGTCAACGGCAGCCTGCGCAGCCTGATCACCACGGGAGAGGGCCTGCCCGACCCATGGTGACCGGCGGCTGGGCAGGCGCCCCACCGAAGGGCGTGTCTCCTCCTACCACTGCAACCGAGCTGCGGCTGGGTGGCCCCGGGCCACCCAGCCGCGTTAGGGCATTCCGCTTCGTCCAGCGGGGTGCGCGGCTACTTGCGTTGAGTCGCCTGGTCATGACGGTGATGAGTGACCAGTTCCGGTGGGAGCGATGGAAAACAGCGGTCTCCCACAACTTGAACCCGACTCCGGTTGTCGCATTTCTGGTCGACAGGGACGTTCTGCCCGCCGCCACATCCGCATCCGTCATGTGCCGCGGTGGTGCCGTGGCGCTTGCTCACGGCCTCGAGTTCCAGCGCGATAGGCGGGCAGCATGGCGAAGCC includes:
- a CDS encoding TetR/AcrR family transcriptional regulator, giving the protein MAEPSVRPKRRADAERSIARIVAAARKLLSSDPNAKTDDIAKAAGVGRMTLYGHFATRAELVDAALMEALRVGDAILSSVDLSGNAREAMSRLLASSWQVVAESAALLSAAEEVLPAGRVRDLHEEPVRRMTELIRRGQEQGVFRTDLPTTWLVNLVHYILHGAASEVRAGRLDPEEAADVVTKSVQSVLSVPRSEHPAINVGV
- a CDS encoding MFS transporter produces the protein MNRPAIHPARWRILGLLGVAQLMLILDVTVVAIALPHIETELGLSREALTWTVSAYTLAFGGLMLLGGRIADLVGAKQVMLTGLLLFTAASLTTGLAESAAMLVGGRIAQGVGAALLSPAALSLVVALFDGEERNRALGVWSALGGGGAALGVLLGGLLTAGPGWSWVFYVNVPIGLVIAVVLAVLVPKQQPWSAQRPRLDVLGAILVTSATASLTYALIAAGERGWLTRLTGWLVLAAAVGYTLFVVWQRRARSPLMDVRLLVRRPVATGAFLILMATALMIAVFFLGTFYFQQAQGYDALQTGLLFLPVAVATMLGANLTGRLIGRWGGRVLAVAGLAVAAVGMAVPALSMHPVSVVIGVSVAASGTGAMFVVASATALGQVAAHEAGVASGIVSTFHEFGASLGAAVVSSVAAASLVGNTLSGFASGFTVAAIAAAAGIVIAALVTPGRPRPTDQVASSPS
- a CDS encoding GNAT family N-acetyltransferase gives rise to the protein MIEIRRATPDDAATVHDLIRGLAESQDQAWAVTVSVSDLKQLLTRPEVTYLIAEQDGQAIGYVSWLQRVSFWSGEDYLALDDLYVAGTERGRGVGEQLMRAAAEAAEGKLIRWEVAEANVAAQRFYTRIGAALVTKKIGRWQPK
- a CDS encoding SRPBCC domain-containing protein, giving the protein MEHASIERELRIEATPEVVYKVISTPEHLQQWWPDEAELTPAPGATGFVAFGDTSTPDAKVAPLTVVEADPPRRFAFRWVYDEGQTAAPANSLLVTFELAPSGTGTLLRFTETGFTERFPEPAEREQCHRDHVTGWDRFLPRLVTYAARQVSVA
- a CDS encoding ArsR/SmtB family transcription factor, coding for MSDTVDDDLWSALGDPTRRRMLDLLLDAGGGTATSLSEQLPVTRQAVTKHLRVLERVGLVHAAPSGRKRRYQVDEPRLARAVKQMSSVGAAWDARLQHIKQIAEAIQRSQQG
- a CDS encoding SRPBCC family protein, with amino-acid sequence MTTQSQGSQEMSTASTARTERGYSTSYQVEQSPEEVFAAILDVRAWWTGQIEGRADELGAEFTYRHPPQHYSLQRVVELEPGRRVVWRVTDSHLSFISEPGEWTGTEIVFDIVPATGGTELRFTHIGLMPDVECFGACSTAWLHYVNGSLRSLITTGEGLPDPW